From Carettochelys insculpta isolate YL-2023 chromosome 3, ASM3395843v1, whole genome shotgun sequence, a single genomic window includes:
- the PHF10 gene encoding PHD finger protein 10 isoform X1, which translates to MAAVLSPRVCDSDPATPGAQSLKDETEENSNDGSQPSKRRRMGSGDSSRSCETSSQDLGFSYFPAENLIEYKWPPDETGEYYMLQEQVSEYLGVTSFKRKYPDLERRDLSHKEKLYLRELNVITETQCTLGLTALRSDEVIDLMIKEYPAKHAEYSVILQEKERQRITDHYKEYSQMQQQNTQKVEASKVPEYIKKAAKKAAEFNSNLNRERMEERRAYFDLQTHIIQVPQGKYKILPTERTKVSPYPVALIPGQFQEYYKRYSPDELRYLPLNTALYEPPLDPELPALDSDGDSDDAEEGRGDDKRKVKGNSDNSSGNLSEGECTNDNQEDSVQGRQKPRDKSATPRKDGSKRSVLSKSVPGYKPKVTPNAICGICLKGKESNKKGKTEALIHCSQCDNSGHPSCLDMTVELVAMIKTYPWQCMECKTCIICGQPHHEEEMMFCDVCDRGYHTFCVGLGAIPSGRWICDCCQKDAPTPRRGGRRGKSSKEG; encoded by the exons GATGAAACAGAAGAAAATTCAAatgatggcagccagccatcaAAAAGACGACGTATGGGTTCAGGGGACAGTTCCCGAAGTTGTGAAACTTCTAGTCAAGACCTTGG CTTTAGCTATTTTCCTGCTGAAAATTTGATAGAATACAAATGGCCACCTGATGAAACTGGAGAATACTATATGCTTCAGGAGCAAGTCAGTGAATATTTGGGTGTGACCTCGTTTAAACGAAAATATCCAG ATTTAGAGAGACGAGATCTGTCTCACAAGGAAAAACTCTACCTCAGAGAACTAAATGTCATTACAGAGACTCAGTGTACTTTAG GTCTAACAGCCTTGCGCAGTGATGAAGTGATTGATTTAATGATTAAAGAATATCCTGCCAAACATGCTGAGTATTCTGTAATTTTGCAAGAAAAAGAACGCCAGCGAATAACAGATCATTATAAAGAGTACTCT caaaTGCAACAACAGAACACACAAAAAGTAGAAGCCAGTAAAGTTCCAGAATATATTAAAAAAGCTGCCAAGAAAGCTGCAGAATTTAATAGCAATTTAAACCGGGAACGAATGGAAGAAAGAAGAGCCTATTTTGATTTACAGACACAT ATTATCCAGGTGCCTCAAGGAAAATACAAAATCTTACCAACAGAGAGAACAAAGGTTAGTCCTTATCCAGTGGCTCTCATACCAGGCCAGTTCCAGGAATACTACAAAAG ATACTCCCCAGATGAACTTCGTTATTTGCCATTAAACACAGCTCTGTACGAACCACCTTTGGATCCAGAGCTTCCTGCATTGGACAGCGATGGAGATTCAGATGATGCAGAAGAGGGTCGAGGTGACGACAAACGGAAAGTCAAAGGCAATTCG GACAACTCGTCTGGCAATTTATCTGAAGGTGAATGTACCAATGACAACCAGGAGGATTCTGTTCAGGGAAGACAAAAACCAAGAGACAAAAGTGCAACTCCAAGAAAAGATGGTTCCAAACGTTCTGTACTGTCCAAATCAGTTCCTGGGTACAAG CCAAAGGTCACTCCCAATGCTATATGTGGAATTTGTCTGAAGGGTAAGGAGTCCAACAAGAAAGGAAAGACTGAAGCACTTATACACTGCTCCCAATGTGACAACAGTG GCCACCCTTCTTGTCTTGATATGACCGTGGAGCTTGTTGCTATGATTAAGACCTACCCTTGGCAGTGTATGGAGTGTAAAACATGCATTATATGTGGGCAGCCTCACCATGAAGAAGAAATGATGTTCTGTGATGTTTGTGACCGTGGTTATCATACCTTTTGTGTGGGGCTTGGTGCTATCCCTTCAG GTCGCTGGATTTGTGACTGTTGTCAAAAAGATGCACCTACGCctagaagaggaggaagaagggggaaaagcAGCAAAGAGGGCTGA
- the PHF10 gene encoding PHD finger protein 10 isoform X3 has product MAAVLSPRVCDSDPATPGAQSLKDETEENSNDGSQPSKRRRMGSGDSSRSCETSSQDLGFSYFPAENLIEYKWPPDETGEYYMLQEQVSEYLGVTSFKRKYPDLERRDLSHKEKLYLRELNVITETQCTLGLTALRSDEVIDLMIKEYPAKHAEYSVILQEKERQRITDHYKEYSQMQQQNTQKVEASKVPEYIKKAAKKAAEFNSNLNRERMEERRAYFDLQTHIIQVPQGKYKILPTERTKVSPYPVALIPGQFQEYYKRYSPDELRYLPLNTALYEPPLDPELPALDSDGDSDDAEEGRGDDKRKVKGNSPKVTPNAICGICLKGKESNKKGKTEALIHCSQCDNSGHPSCLDMTVELVAMIKTYPWQCMECKTCIICGQPHHEEEMMFCDVCDRGYHTFCVGLGAIPSGRWICDCCQKDAPTPRRGGRRGKSSKEG; this is encoded by the exons GATGAAACAGAAGAAAATTCAAatgatggcagccagccatcaAAAAGACGACGTATGGGTTCAGGGGACAGTTCCCGAAGTTGTGAAACTTCTAGTCAAGACCTTGG CTTTAGCTATTTTCCTGCTGAAAATTTGATAGAATACAAATGGCCACCTGATGAAACTGGAGAATACTATATGCTTCAGGAGCAAGTCAGTGAATATTTGGGTGTGACCTCGTTTAAACGAAAATATCCAG ATTTAGAGAGACGAGATCTGTCTCACAAGGAAAAACTCTACCTCAGAGAACTAAATGTCATTACAGAGACTCAGTGTACTTTAG GTCTAACAGCCTTGCGCAGTGATGAAGTGATTGATTTAATGATTAAAGAATATCCTGCCAAACATGCTGAGTATTCTGTAATTTTGCAAGAAAAAGAACGCCAGCGAATAACAGATCATTATAAAGAGTACTCT caaaTGCAACAACAGAACACACAAAAAGTAGAAGCCAGTAAAGTTCCAGAATATATTAAAAAAGCTGCCAAGAAAGCTGCAGAATTTAATAGCAATTTAAACCGGGAACGAATGGAAGAAAGAAGAGCCTATTTTGATTTACAGACACAT ATTATCCAGGTGCCTCAAGGAAAATACAAAATCTTACCAACAGAGAGAACAAAGGTTAGTCCTTATCCAGTGGCTCTCATACCAGGCCAGTTCCAGGAATACTACAAAAG ATACTCCCCAGATGAACTTCGTTATTTGCCATTAAACACAGCTCTGTACGAACCACCTTTGGATCCAGAGCTTCCTGCATTGGACAGCGATGGAGATTCAGATGATGCAGAAGAGGGTCGAGGTGACGACAAACGGAAAGTCAAAGGCAATTCG CCAAAGGTCACTCCCAATGCTATATGTGGAATTTGTCTGAAGGGTAAGGAGTCCAACAAGAAAGGAAAGACTGAAGCACTTATACACTGCTCCCAATGTGACAACAGTG GCCACCCTTCTTGTCTTGATATGACCGTGGAGCTTGTTGCTATGATTAAGACCTACCCTTGGCAGTGTATGGAGTGTAAAACATGCATTATATGTGGGCAGCCTCACCATGAAGAAGAAATGATGTTCTGTGATGTTTGTGACCGTGGTTATCATACCTTTTGTGTGGGGCTTGGTGCTATCCCTTCAG GTCGCTGGATTTGTGACTGTTGTCAAAAAGATGCACCTACGCctagaagaggaggaagaagggggaaaagcAGCAAAGAGGGCTGA
- the PHF10 gene encoding PHD finger protein 10 isoform X2, translated as MAAVLSPRVCDSDPATPGAQSLKDETEENSNDGSQPSKRRRMGSGDSSRSCETSSQDLGFSYFPAENLIEYKWPPDETGEYYMLQEQVSEYLGVTSFKRKYPERRDLSHKEKLYLRELNVITETQCTLGLTALRSDEVIDLMIKEYPAKHAEYSVILQEKERQRITDHYKEYSQMQQQNTQKVEASKVPEYIKKAAKKAAEFNSNLNRERMEERRAYFDLQTHIIQVPQGKYKILPTERTKVSPYPVALIPGQFQEYYKRYSPDELRYLPLNTALYEPPLDPELPALDSDGDSDDAEEGRGDDKRKVKGNSDNSSGNLSEGECTNDNQEDSVQGRQKPRDKSATPRKDGSKRSVLSKSVPGYKPKVTPNAICGICLKGKESNKKGKTEALIHCSQCDNSGHPSCLDMTVELVAMIKTYPWQCMECKTCIICGQPHHEEEMMFCDVCDRGYHTFCVGLGAIPSGRWICDCCQKDAPTPRRGGRRGKSSKEG; from the exons GATGAAACAGAAGAAAATTCAAatgatggcagccagccatcaAAAAGACGACGTATGGGTTCAGGGGACAGTTCCCGAAGTTGTGAAACTTCTAGTCAAGACCTTGG CTTTAGCTATTTTCCTGCTGAAAATTTGATAGAATACAAATGGCCACCTGATGAAACTGGAGAATACTATATGCTTCAGGAGCAAGTCAGTGAATATTTGGGTGTGACCTCGTTTAAACGAAAATATCCAG AGAGACGAGATCTGTCTCACAAGGAAAAACTCTACCTCAGAGAACTAAATGTCATTACAGAGACTCAGTGTACTTTAG GTCTAACAGCCTTGCGCAGTGATGAAGTGATTGATTTAATGATTAAAGAATATCCTGCCAAACATGCTGAGTATTCTGTAATTTTGCAAGAAAAAGAACGCCAGCGAATAACAGATCATTATAAAGAGTACTCT caaaTGCAACAACAGAACACACAAAAAGTAGAAGCCAGTAAAGTTCCAGAATATATTAAAAAAGCTGCCAAGAAAGCTGCAGAATTTAATAGCAATTTAAACCGGGAACGAATGGAAGAAAGAAGAGCCTATTTTGATTTACAGACACAT ATTATCCAGGTGCCTCAAGGAAAATACAAAATCTTACCAACAGAGAGAACAAAGGTTAGTCCTTATCCAGTGGCTCTCATACCAGGCCAGTTCCAGGAATACTACAAAAG ATACTCCCCAGATGAACTTCGTTATTTGCCATTAAACACAGCTCTGTACGAACCACCTTTGGATCCAGAGCTTCCTGCATTGGACAGCGATGGAGATTCAGATGATGCAGAAGAGGGTCGAGGTGACGACAAACGGAAAGTCAAAGGCAATTCG GACAACTCGTCTGGCAATTTATCTGAAGGTGAATGTACCAATGACAACCAGGAGGATTCTGTTCAGGGAAGACAAAAACCAAGAGACAAAAGTGCAACTCCAAGAAAAGATGGTTCCAAACGTTCTGTACTGTCCAAATCAGTTCCTGGGTACAAG CCAAAGGTCACTCCCAATGCTATATGTGGAATTTGTCTGAAGGGTAAGGAGTCCAACAAGAAAGGAAAGACTGAAGCACTTATACACTGCTCCCAATGTGACAACAGTG GCCACCCTTCTTGTCTTGATATGACCGTGGAGCTTGTTGCTATGATTAAGACCTACCCTTGGCAGTGTATGGAGTGTAAAACATGCATTATATGTGGGCAGCCTCACCATGAAGAAGAAATGATGTTCTGTGATGTTTGTGACCGTGGTTATCATACCTTTTGTGTGGGGCTTGGTGCTATCCCTTCAG GTCGCTGGATTTGTGACTGTTGTCAAAAAGATGCACCTACGCctagaagaggaggaagaagggggaaaagcAGCAAAGAGGGCTGA
- the C3H6orf120 gene encoding UPF0669 protein C6orf120 homolog, with protein sequence MAAHWKKMLVILLAAQTLLMGDSFEEEEVPDEWILLHVVQGQIGAGNYSYLKLNHEGKIVLQMQSLKGDADLYVSDITLHPSFDEYELQSVTCGQDVVYVPAHFRRPVGIGIYGHPSHLESEFEMKVYYDRTIAHYPFGEASYNPEEMEARQKQAHSTEEQSQDEESIFWTILIGILKLILEILF encoded by the coding sequence ATGGCAGCACATTGGAAGAAAATGTTGGTGATCCTTCTAGCAGCTCAAACGTTGCTTATGGGTGATAGCTTTGAAGAAGAAGAGGTACCTGACGAATGGATTCTTCTTCATGTAGTCCAGGGTCAGATTGGAGCTGGAAACTACAGCTACTTGAAACTAAATCATGAGGGGAAGATAGTACTTCAGATGCAGAGTTTAAAAGGTGATGCAGATTTGTATGTGTCTGATATTACCCTTCATCCCAGTTTTGATGAATATGAATTACAGTCTGTAACTTGTGGCCAAGATGTTGTTTATGTACCTGCCCACTTCCGCCGTCCAGTGGGAATAGGAATCTATGGTCATCCCTCTCACTTGGAGAGTGAGTTTGAAATGAAAGTATACTATGATAGAACAATTGCACATTATCCATTTGGTGAGGCTTCCTATAATCCAGAAGAGATGGAGGCAAGACAGAAGCAGGCTCATTCAACAGAAGAACAGTCTCAGGATGAGGAATCTATTTTTTGGACTATTCTCATTGGAATTTTGAAACTAATACttgaaattcttttttaa